Proteins encoded by one window of Clostridium bornimense:
- a CDS encoding stage V sporulation protein AE, with translation MKKVIIITDGDNVARRSVEYCAREIGGRCISLSAGNPSNIDSDTLISYIKEAPLEPVLVMVDDKGSRDYGRGEENLIHLLLSGDIEVLGIVAVASNTFSGSPIEVDISVTKNLKISDKAVDKYGNEQKDKNFYGDTINVIEQFKVRPIIVGIGDVGKMHGKDDISLGSPVLMKALKYILDRSKKVL, from the coding sequence ATGAAGAAGGTAATTATTATAACCGATGGAGATAATGTAGCAAGACGTTCTGTTGAGTATTGTGCAAGAGAAATCGGAGGTAGATGTATTTCTTTATCAGCAGGGAATCCCTCTAATATAGATAGTGATACTTTGATAAGTTATATAAAAGAAGCACCTTTGGAACCTGTACTTGTAATGGTAGATGATAAAGGTTCTAGAGACTATGGAAGAGGAGAGGAAAATCTTATTCACCTATTATTAAGTGGAGATATAGAGGTGTTAGGAATAGTTGCAGTTGCATCAAATACCTTTAGTGGCTCACCAATAGAGGTAGATATATCTGTAACAAAAAACTTAAAAATTAGTGATAAGGCTGTTGATAAATACGGTAACGAACAAAAAGATAAGAATTTTTATGGTGATACTATAAATGTTATAGAACAATTTAAAGTTAGACCAATTATAGTTGGTATTGGAGATGTAGGAAAGATGCACGGAAAAGATGATATTTCATTAGGATCACCAGTACTTATGAAAGCATTAAAGTATATATTAGATAGAAGTAAAAAAGTGTTGTAG
- the spoVAE gene encoding stage V sporulation protein AE, with protein sequence MEYLWAFIIGGLICVIGQILMDVANLTPGVILVVFVTAGVFLGALNIYDYIIDIGGAGATIPLPGFGYSLAKSAIKAVNENGLIGAFTGGITGTAGGITAAIVFGYLMALIFNAKTKQ encoded by the coding sequence ATGGAATATTTATGGGCTTTTATAATAGGAGGACTTATTTGCGTAATAGGTCAAATATTAATGGACGTGGCAAATTTGACTCCTGGGGTAATTCTTGTTGTATTTGTAACAGCAGGAGTATTTTTAGGTGCATTAAATATATACGATTATATTATTGATATTGGAGGAGCAGGAGCTACAATTCCACTACCTGGGTTTGGTTATTCACTAGCAAAATCCGCTATAAAAGCTGTAAATGAAAACGGATTGATTGGAGCTTTTACAGGTGGAATAACCGGAACAGCAGGAGGAATAACAGCTGCTATAGTATTTGGTTATCTTATGGCATTGATTTTTAATGCTAAAACAAAGCAGTAA
- the spoVAD gene encoding stage V sporulation protein AD, whose translation MGKRIGNQTIQMDLKPSIEFTTSVVGPKEGAGPLSEYFDIILTDDTNGQDSFEKAESSMMNRAIVETISKAQLEDKEVNYIFGGDLLNQLTASHFAIRDIDIPFFGLYGACSTMTESLSLASLMVEAGFAVNAIATTSSHFSSSERQFRFPLEYGAQRKVTSQWTVTGSGAMLVSNKKTKGKPVVTFITTGKVKDYDITDVNNMGAAMVPAAVDTLKAHFEDTGKNPSDYDLIATGDLGSVGGDLMVKLMKEYGYDISKNYIDCGDQIFIKDNTVCAGGSGCGCSAVVDCGYIYKEMLKKKFKKVLLMSTGALMSTTSSLQGESIPGIAHAVALEME comes from the coding sequence ATGGGAAAAAGAATAGGAAATCAAACTATACAAATGGATTTGAAGCCTTCTATAGAATTTACAACATCTGTTGTAGGACCTAAGGAAGGTGCCGGTCCATTATCAGAGTATTTTGACATAATTTTAACTGATGATACTAATGGGCAAGATAGCTTTGAAAAAGCTGAATCTTCTATGATGAATAGAGCTATTGTAGAAACAATAAGTAAAGCTCAATTAGAAGATAAAGAAGTAAATTATATTTTTGGTGGTGATTTATTAAATCAGCTTACAGCATCACATTTTGCCATAAGAGACATAGATATTCCCTTTTTCGGTTTATATGGGGCATGCTCTACAATGACGGAATCTTTATCTTTAGCAAGTTTAATGGTAGAGGCGGGTTTTGCTGTTAATGCTATTGCTACAACATCATCTCATTTTTCTTCATCAGAAAGACAATTTAGATTTCCGCTAGAATATGGAGCTCAAAGAAAGGTTACTTCTCAGTGGACAGTAACAGGATCTGGGGCCATGTTAGTTAGTAATAAAAAAACTAAAGGAAAGCCTGTAGTTACTTTTATTACTACTGGGAAAGTAAAAGATTATGATATAACAGATGTTAATAATATGGGAGCAGCTATGGTTCCAGCAGCAGTAGATACGTTAAAGGCTCACTTTGAGGATACAGGTAAAAATCCTAGTGATTATGATTTAATTGCTACAGGAGATTTAGGTTCTGTAGGTGGAGATTTAATGGTAAAACTTATGAAGGAATATGGATATGATATATCTAAAAACTATATTGATTGTGGAGATCAGATTTTTATTAAGGATAATACTGTTTGTGCTGGAGGTAGTGGATGTGGATGTTCAGCTGTAGTTGATTGCGGATATATATATAAAGAAATGCTTAAAAAGAAATTTAAGAAAGTATTACTTATGTCAACAGGAGCACTTATGAGTACTACATCTAGTTTACAAGGTGAATCAATACCTGGAATAGCTCATGCAGTTGCTTTAGAAATGGAGTGA
- the spoVAC gene encoding stage V sporulation protein AC: MKAKEEQIKQVFKDLSESDKPKPHLLKNCIFAFIVGGIICVIAQGIMNFLEYLKFSTEDIASITPMVMVFLGALLTGIGIYDKIATFGGAGTVVPITGFANAIVSPAIEFKKEGYVFGVAAKMFTIAGPVLVYGISASVIVGIIYYFIGG; this comes from the coding sequence ATGAAGGCTAAAGAGGAGCAAATAAAACAGGTTTTTAAGGATTTGAGCGAAAGTGATAAACCAAAGCCACATTTACTTAAAAATTGTATATTTGCTTTTATAGTTGGAGGAATTATTTGTGTTATTGCTCAAGGGATTATGAATTTTTTAGAGTATCTAAAGTTTTCTACTGAGGATATAGCCAGTATTACACCTATGGTTATGGTATTTTTAGGTGCACTTCTTACTGGAATAGGAATATACGATAAAATTGCAACTTTTGGAGGTGCAGGTACTGTAGTTCCTATAACAGGGTTCGCCAATGCTATAGTTTCTCCAGCTATAGAATTTAAAAAAGAAGGATATGTATTTGGTGTAGCAGCTAAAATGTTTACCATTGCTGGTCCTGTTTTAGTTTATGGAATAAGTGCATCAGTAATAGTAGGAATAATTTATTACTTTATTGGAGGCTAA
- the sigF gene encoding RNA polymerase sporulation sigma factor SigF: protein MTEKGATSKELKDNNYEMNVELIRKVQEGDSDALNIIIEKNLPLVNAISKKFLNRGYEYDDIFQIGSLGLVKAVQNFNPDFNVKFSTYAVPMIMGEIKRFLRDDGMIKVSRNLKTIGKKIHFSREELVKELKRDPTIEEIAERCDIEVDEVIMATESMNNINYLYDVIHHDDGSPVLLIDKLSESGSEDEELTDKIALKEALRNLDEKSRQIIILRYFKDRTQSEVAKLLGISQVQVSRIEKKVLKIMRDDFDEEVYKEKKKKKK, encoded by the coding sequence ATTACGGAAAAGGGAGCAACCTCTAAGGAGTTAAAAGATAATAATTATGAGATGAATGTTGAACTTATAAGGAAGGTTCAAGAAGGAGATAGCGATGCTTTAAATATAATAATAGAAAAAAATTTGCCACTAGTAAATGCTATCTCTAAGAAATTTCTTAATAGAGGATATGAATATGATGATATTTTTCAGATTGGTTCTTTAGGACTAGTTAAGGCTGTACAAAATTTTAATCCGGATTTTAATGTAAAATTTTCTACATATGCTGTCCCTATGATTATGGGGGAAATTAAAAGATTTTTAAGAGATGACGGAATGATTAAGGTCAGCAGAAATTTAAAGACAATAGGAAAGAAAATTCACTTTTCTAGAGAAGAGTTAGTGAAAGAACTAAAAAGAGATCCTACAATTGAAGAAATAGCAGAAAGATGCGATATAGAAGTGGATGAAGTTATTATGGCTACAGAATCAATGAATAATATCAATTATTTATATGACGTAATTCATCATGATGATGGTTCTCCTGTGTTACTTATAGATAAATTAAGTGAAAGTGGTTCAGAAGATGAGGAACTAACAGATAAAATAGCATTAAAAGAAGCACTTAGAAATCTTGATGAGAAATCAAGACAGATAATAATACTAAGATATTTTAAAGATAGAACTCAAAGTGAAGTAGCAAAATTACTTGGAATAAGTCAAGTTCAAGTATCAAGAATAGAAAAAAAGGTCCTTAAAATTATGAGAGATGATTTTGATGAAGAAGTTTATAAAGAAAAAAAGAAGAAAAAGAAATGA
- the spoIIAB gene encoding anti-sigma F factor, translated as MKNTMKIQFLSKSENEAFARVAVAAFVSQLDPTLDVISDIKTAVSEGVTNAIIHGYEGRDDEEVYIECELEDDRLTIKIIDNGVGIKNIEEAKEPLYTSRPDLERSGMGFTLMETFMDEMEVSSREGQGTVITLRKTI; from the coding sequence ATGAAAAATACAATGAAAATTCAGTTTCTTAGTAAGTCTGAAAATGAGGCTTTTGCTAGGGTAGCAGTGGCAGCTTTTGTTTCTCAGTTAGATCCAACTCTAGATGTAATAAGTGATATAAAAACAGCAGTATCAGAAGGTGTAACTAATGCTATCATTCATGGATATGAAGGACGAGACGATGAGGAAGTCTATATTGAATGTGAACTAGAAGATGATAGATTAACTATAAAAATAATAGATAATGGAGTAGGTATAAAAAATATAGAGGAAGCTAAGGAGCCTTTATATACATCAAGGCCAGATCTTGAGAGATCAGGAATGGGATTCACCCTTATGGAAACTTTTATGGATGAGATGGAGGTTTCATCTAGAGAAGGACAAGGGACAGTAATAACACTTAGGAAAACTATATAG
- the spoIIAA gene encoding anti-sigma F factor antagonist, translating into MDVGFKRSGHTLIVSLSGELDHHSAEKIREEIDVTMEKGFKNLIFNFSNVSFMDSSGIGVIIGRYKKVQRKGGIVCITCLSDKIKRIFEISGLFKIIPYYPNDEDALEKIV; encoded by the coding sequence ATGGATGTAGGATTCAAAAGAAGTGGTCATACACTTATTGTAAGTCTAAGTGGTGAATTGGATCATCATAGTGCAGAGAAAATAAGAGAAGAAATAGATGTAACTATGGAAAAGGGGTTTAAAAATCTTATTTTTAATTTTAGCAATGTATCTTTTATGGATAGTTCAGGGATAGGAGTTATTATTGGAAGATATAAAAAGGTTCAAAGAAAAGGTGGTATTGTTTGTATAACATGTCTTAGTGATAAAATAAAAAGGATTTTTGAGATATCTGGATTATTTAAGATAATACCGTATTATCCAAATGATGAAGATGCTTTAGAGAAAATAGTTTAG
- a CDS encoding S-ribosylhomocysteine lyase, giving the protein MYKVESFSLDHTKVRAPFVRRCCVLKGSKGDVVSKFDLRFVQPNKELMDMRAVHTMEHLLAENMRDKMENIIDLSPMGCRTGFYLTVWGEVEPEEVLEALKYGLNKVLEAEEIPAANEVQCGSYKEHSLEGAKELSRKVLDGGLSTKFMID; this is encoded by the coding sequence ATGTATAAAGTAGAAAGTTTTTCATTAGATCATACAAAAGTTAGAGCACCGTTTGTAAGAAGATGTTGTGTACTTAAAGGAAGCAAAGGTGATGTAGTTTCTAAATTTGATTTAAGATTCGTACAACCAAATAAAGAGTTAATGGACATGAGAGCTGTTCATACTATGGAACATTTATTAGCTGAAAATATGAGAGACAAGATGGAGAATATTATTGATTTATCTCCAATGGGATGTAGAACAGGATTTTATTTAACTGTATGGGGAGAGGTAGAACCTGAAGAAGTTCTAGAAGCTTTAAAATATGGATTAAATAAAGTTTTAGAAGCAGAAGAAATACCAGCAGCTAATGAAGTGCAATGTGGTAGTTATAAAGAACATTCATTAGAAGGGGCTAAAGAACTTTCAAGAAAAGTTTTAGATGGTGGTCTTTCAACTAAATTTATGATAGATTAA
- a CDS encoding Eco57I restriction-modification methylase domain-containing protein, with the protein MDNYIVELKNLFDIIINKDIHNYYKDIAIENFRRKFNLDDMTFSDNYYTSYVRGEKTRGVVYTPEEIADYIVKETLRDDEILKNPFVKIVDPSCGGGSIVISTYKYLRKLFLNNNEVLEKFNIKNIDEHIVTNNLYGYDIDDIAIKSLIIDLFTISGFINRENFKAVDYLFSEEKKFHYVLGNPPYVGIKSIDKEYSKKLKEAYKNVYIDKGDLSYCFFHKGIESLNTNGRLTFITSRYFLESPSGEELRKTLKEFCKIYKIIDYYGVRPFKGIGVDPVIIFLENSKERVYEIDVFKPKSISKNISFIRNLFDEDKVKNFKVNSLWLNDKSWILRSKEEMNIINKIENKSFCSLGNICNSYQGIITGCDKSFVITDSDIEEYSIEKELIHPWIKSSDINKYSLKETKKYIIYGDDIDDVEKYKGAISFIEKNKDKLLNRRETKKGMRHWYHLQWGRNKSIFESKKIVLPYKSPSNRFALDKGSFFSADVYALILNTDRPFSYDYLLKVLNSDVYEFYFKSFGKKLGENLYEYYPNNLMKLCIPTEFDIKKEEDLYKFFNFTDREVNIIKENVII; encoded by the coding sequence ATGGATAACTATATTGTTGAACTTAAAAATTTATTTGATATTATTATTAACAAAGATATTCATAATTATTACAAGGACATAGCTATAGAGAATTTTAGGCGAAAATTTAATCTAGATGATATGACTTTTTCAGATAACTATTATACAAGTTATGTGAGAGGTGAAAAAACTAGAGGAGTAGTATATACACCAGAAGAGATAGCTGACTATATAGTTAAAGAGACATTAAGGGATGATGAAATATTAAAAAATCCATTTGTGAAGATAGTAGATCCTTCTTGTGGCGGTGGAAGCATAGTTATCTCTACATACAAATATTTAAGAAAATTATTTCTTAATAATAATGAAGTATTAGAGAAGTTTAATATTAAAAATATAGATGAGCATATAGTTACTAACAATTTATATGGATATGATATAGATGACATAGCTATAAAATCATTAATTATTGATTTATTCACAATTTCTGGATTTATCAACAGGGAAAATTTTAAAGCTGTGGATTATTTATTCTCTGAGGAAAAAAAGTTTCATTATGTATTAGGAAATCCTCCATATGTAGGTATTAAATCTATTGATAAAGAATATTCTAAAAAACTAAAGGAAGCTTATAAAAATGTATATATAGACAAAGGTGATTTATCCTATTGTTTTTTTCATAAGGGAATTGAATCATTAAATACTAATGGTAGATTGACGTTTATAACGTCGAGATATTTTTTAGAATCACCATCAGGTGAAGAATTGCGTAAGACATTAAAGGAATTTTGCAAAATATATAAGATAATAGATTATTATGGTGTAAGACCTTTTAAGGGGATTGGCGTTGATCCTGTTATCATATTTTTAGAGAATTCTAAAGAGAGAGTTTATGAAATAGATGTATTTAAGCCTAAGAGCATATCTAAAAATATAAGCTTTATAAGAAACTTATTTGATGAGGATAAAGTTAAAAATTTTAAGGTTAATAGTTTATGGCTTAATGATAAAAGCTGGATTTTAAGAAGCAAAGAAGAAATGAATATAATTAATAAGATAGAAAATAAATCTTTTTGTTCATTAGGTAATATATGCAATTCATATCAAGGTATAATTACAGGTTGTGATAAATCTTTTGTAATTACAGATAGTGATATAGAAGAGTATTCTATTGAAAAGGAATTAATTCACCCATGGATAAAGAGTTCAGATATAAATAAATATTCTTTAAAGGAAACGAAGAAATATATAATTTATGGAGACGATATAGATGATGTAGAGAAATATAAAGGTGCTATATCGTTTATAGAAAAAAATAAAGATAAGCTTTTAAATAGAAGAGAAACAAAAAAGGGGATGAGACACTGGTATCATCTTCAATGGGGGAGAAATAAAAGTATTTTTGAAAGTAAAAAAATAGTATTACCATATAAGAGTCCTTCTAATAGATTTGCCCTAGATAAGGGAAGTTTCTTCTCTGCTGATGTATATGCATTGATTTTAAATACAGATAGACCTTTTTCTTATGATTACTTACTAAAGGTTCTAAATTCTGATGTATATGAATTTTATTTTAAATCTTTCGGAAAGAAATTAGGAGAAAATTTATATGAATACTATCCTAATAATCTTATGAAACTTTGCATTCCTACAGAGTTTGATATTAAAAAAGAAGAAGATTTATATAAGTTTTTTAATTTTACAGATAGAGAAGTGAATATAATTAAAGAAAATGTTATTATATAA
- the pdaA gene encoding delta-lactam-biosynthetic de-N-acetylase, which produces MKKSLISLLIATTTVTSMLCSFHPYICNAETTSTTESPSVDCNSLSRKKIGFGIKHCKNGEIPCAGSEIDNLLNKYDGHYLGKTDGKNLYLTFDSGYENGYTEKILDALKNNNVKAAFFVTTPYMKENPNIIKRMVEEGHIVGNHTTTHPSMPTVTDFSKFEKELVTNSETFKEITGQEMPKYFRPPMGEFSELSLYYTTKLGYKSMLWSFAYKDWDNNKQMDPSVAKKTIKECLHNGEVFLLHSVSKTNAEILDSVLKDLKSEGYTFHTLDEM; this is translated from the coding sequence ATGAAAAAATCACTTATATCTCTTCTCATTGCAACAACTACTGTAACTTCAATGTTATGTAGCTTTCACCCTTACATATGCAATGCAGAAACAACTTCTACTACAGAATCTCCTTCTGTAGATTGTAATTCTTTAAGTAGAAAAAAAATTGGATTCGGTATAAAACATTGTAAAAATGGTGAAATCCCTTGTGCTGGAAGTGAAATAGACAATCTTCTTAATAAATATGATGGTCATTATCTCGGAAAAACCGACGGCAAAAATTTATATTTAACTTTCGATAGTGGCTATGAAAATGGTTATACAGAAAAAATACTAGATGCTTTAAAAAATAATAATGTAAAGGCAGCATTTTTTGTTACTACACCATACATGAAAGAAAATCCTAACATAATAAAAAGGATGGTAGAAGAAGGTCATATTGTTGGTAATCACACTACAACTCACCCCTCTATGCCTACTGTAACTGACTTTTCTAAATTCGAAAAAGAATTAGTTACAAATTCAGAAACCTTTAAAGAAATAACAGGACAAGAAATGCCTAAATACTTCAGACCGCCAATGGGAGAATTCTCTGAACTATCATTATACTATACAACTAAATTAGGTTATAAAAGTATGCTTTGGAGTTTTGCTTATAAAGACTGGGATAATAATAAACAAATGGATCCGTCAGTAGCAAAGAAAACTATAAAAGAATGCTTACATAACGGTGAAGTATTTTTACTTCATTCTGTGTCAAAAACTAATGCAGAAATATTAGATTCCGTACTAAAAGATTTAAAATCTGAAGGTTATACCTTCCATACTCTTGATGAGATGTAA
- a CDS encoding cyclodeaminase/cyclohydrolase family protein, with translation MKNVKIGDFIEDLYSDKPAPGGGGAAALAGALSAALCGMVYNLSVHKKFFEEYDEDIKSQFFNGLEKLDKLKDKMVDYIAKDAEAFNGLMDTFKLPKDTEEEKQARTAAIQQAYKNSLSSPLAMTEEALEVYELLIVGANYGNPNLVSDISVGALMLNSTIRSGIVNVNVNLTGIKDLDYKASIETKCDEILKVNEENTKKVEEICMKKLGFKY, from the coding sequence ATGAAAAATGTTAAAATAGGAGATTTTATTGAAGATTTATATTCTGATAAGCCAGCACCAGGAGGCGGTGGTGCAGCAGCTTTAGCAGGGGCATTAAGTGCAGCACTTTGTGGAATGGTATATAATTTAAGTGTACATAAAAAATTCTTTGAAGAATATGATGAAGATATTAAAAGTCAATTTTTTAATGGATTAGAAAAGCTAGATAAACTTAAAGATAAAATGGTAGATTACATCGCTAAAGATGCAGAAGCGTTCAATGGATTAATGGACACTTTTAAGCTACCTAAAGATACAGAAGAAGAGAAACAAGCAAGAACAGCAGCTATTCAACAAGCATATAAAAATTCATTAAGTTCTCCACTTGCTATGACAGAAGAAGCATTAGAGGTATATGAATTATTAATAGTAGGCGCAAACTACGGAAATCCAAATTTAGTATCTGATATATCAGTAGGTGCTTTGATGTTAAATAGCACTATAAGAAGTGGTATAGTGAATGTAAATGTAAATCTTACAGGAATTAAAGATTTAGACTATAAAGCTTCGATAGAAACAAAATGTGATGAAATATTAAAAGTAAATGAAGAAAATACAAAAAAAGTTGAAGAAATATGTATGAAGAAATTAGGATTTAAATATTAA
- the murJ gene encoding murein biosynthesis integral membrane protein MurJ, with protein MNIKKLANSSLIVMIILVVSKFLGLIRDSLMAKSFGLNDVQSFALGTTMLFISISYGITAVLIPIHSKIKEVKDQNEKNIFISNVINVVMIFTIIIVIGCIAGAKYIVLIFGSSLARDAAVYAEAVYLLRGMLLSLLFVSVQSILTAVLQCYNKFLITSSAPIFSNIIYILYLMIFVDKFGLKGFGFATVLGFFTMMAINIPTFIKLGYRYKFVINFRDENIKQMGKQFVPIVLCSSLVQINIFIVRGFAGSLAPGYMAAIDYANRLDMLVYEVFAQAITIVIYPTLSLYISKKDSKGFSKELVKGINLVMMLMIPASIGLLVLREPLLAVYLKRGEFTESSVILTSNALMYYIPTMIGYGVRDVVNRGFFSINNVKTPMMNSILNVILNILACAVAVNTGSIKAIALASSIATIVSTVILFISLKKRIKDMDMGKIIKSIIKVSIASIVMGCVVYFTNNILVGITNIEMLNYLITLAVSTVVGIIIYFVLLLVLKLEDLKYYIKVGKNNEKC; from the coding sequence ATGAATATTAAGAAATTAGCTAATAGTTCATTAATAGTAATGATAATTTTAGTAGTTTCTAAATTTCTGGGTCTCATTAGAGATTCTTTAATGGCAAAAAGCTTTGGACTAAATGATGTCCAAAGCTTTGCTTTAGGAACTACAATGTTATTTATAAGTATAAGCTATGGTATAACAGCAGTTTTAATACCAATACATTCAAAAATTAAGGAAGTAAAAGATCAAAATGAGAAAAATATTTTTATAAGTAATGTAATAAATGTTGTTATGATCTTTACAATAATTATTGTAATTGGATGTATAGCCGGGGCAAAATACATAGTGCTTATTTTTGGATCTTCATTAGCAAGAGATGCGGCAGTTTATGCCGAAGCAGTATATCTTCTAAGGGGAATGCTTTTATCTCTTTTATTTGTAAGTGTACAGAGTATATTAACAGCAGTATTACAATGTTACAATAAATTCTTAATAACATCATCAGCACCGATATTTTCAAATATAATATACATATTATATTTAATGATTTTTGTAGATAAATTTGGACTAAAAGGTTTTGGGTTTGCTACAGTACTAGGTTTCTTTACAATGATGGCAATTAATATTCCTACTTTTATAAAGCTTGGATATAGATATAAATTTGTTATTAATTTTCGTGATGAAAATATAAAACAAATGGGAAAACAGTTTGTTCCTATAGTATTATGTTCATCATTAGTACAAATAAATATATTTATTGTAAGAGGATTTGCAGGATCGTTAGCACCGGGTTATATGGCAGCAATAGATTATGCCAATCGTTTAGATATGCTAGTCTATGAAGTCTTTGCACAAGCTATAACAATTGTAATTTATCCGACACTATCTTTATATATATCAAAGAAAGATTCTAAAGGTTTTAGTAAAGAATTAGTAAAAGGTATAAATCTTGTAATGATGCTTATGATTCCAGCATCTATAGGACTTCTTGTTTTAAGAGAACCATTACTTGCCGTATATCTTAAAAGAGGAGAATTTACAGAATCTAGTGTAATATTAACCAGTAATGCATTAATGTATTATATACCAACAATGATAGGCTATGGTGTTAGAGATGTCGTAAATAGAGGATTCTTTTCAATAAATAATGTGAAAACTCCGATGATGAATTCCATATTAAATGTTATATTAAATATTTTAGCTTGTGCCGTTGCAGTAAATACTGGTTCTATTAAAGCAATTGCATTAGCTAGCTCAATAGCTACTATAGTATCTACAGTAATTTTATTTATATCCCTTAAAAAGAGAATAAAAGATATGGATATGGGTAAGATAATTAAATCAATAATTAAGGTATCAATAGCTAGTATAGTAATGGGGTGTGTAGTATACTTTACTAACAATATTTTAGTCGGCATAACTAATATTGAAATGCTAAATTATTTAATTACATTAGCAGTATCAACGGTAGTAGGTATAATAATATATTTTGTTCTATTATTAGTTTTGAAGTTAGAAGATTTAAAATACTATATTAAGGTGGGAAAGAACAATGAAAAATGTTAA
- the rfbD gene encoding dTDP-4-dehydrorhamnose reductase, whose translation MKILITGANGQLGRELTKQYNEKGNVELILTDVDTLDITNVNDVYKMVNETRPDVIINCAAHTAVDKCEDDVDNAYKINAVGPKNLAAAMNAIGGEIVQVSTDYVFDGTSEKPYLEFDKPCPASVYGQTKYDGEEFVKTLNPKHYIVRTAWLYGDGNNFVKTMIRLGENNPEVKVVNDQFGSPTSTVDLAKVIISLVENKNYGIFHGTCKGQCSWYDFAKEIFALKGMDVNLVPCTSEEFKSRAKRPKYSVLRNYMLELTTGDITRDWKESLKEYLENLK comes from the coding sequence ATGAAAATTTTAATAACAGGGGCAAATGGACAATTAGGAAGAGAATTAACAAAGCAATATAATGAAAAAGGTAATGTTGAGCTTATATTAACTGATGTTGATACATTAGATATCACTAATGTTAATGATGTATATAAAATGGTAAATGAAACAAGACCAGATGTAATAATAAACTGTGCTGCACATACTGCAGTAGACAAATGCGAAGATGATGTTGATAATGCATATAAAATAAATGCAGTAGGTCCTAAAAATTTAGCAGCAGCAATGAATGCTATTGGTGGAGAAATAGTTCAAGTTTCTACTGATTATGTTTTTGATGGAACATCTGAAAAACCATATTTAGAGTTTGATAAGCCATGTCCAGCTTCAGTTTATGGTCAAACAAAATATGATGGTGAAGAATTTGTTAAAACTTTAAATCCAAAACACTATATTGTAAGAACTGCATGGCTTTATGGAGATGGAAATAACTTTGTTAAAACAATGATCAGACTTGGTGAAAATAATCCAGAAGTTAAGGTAGTAAATGATCAATTTGGTAGCCCAACATCTACTGTAGATTTAGCAAAAGTGATAATTTCACTTGTTGAAAATAAGAATTATGGAATTTTCCATGGTACTTGTAAGGGACAATGTTCATGGTATGATTTTGCAAAAGAAATTTTTGCCCTTAAGGGAATGGATGTTAACTTAGTTCCATGTACTTCTGAAGAGTTTAAGAGTAGAGCAAAGAGACCAAAATATTCTGTACTTAGAAACTATATGTTAGAGCTTACAACTGGTGATATAACAAGAGATTGGAAGGAGTCTCTAAAGGAATATTTAGAGAACTTAAAATAA